The Halorhabdus sp. BNX81 genome includes a region encoding these proteins:
- the hemB gene encoding porphobilinogen synthase: MDHTVGPRRLRTDGIRPLVSETSLEATDLIAPVFVDATTDERVPIETMPGHERVPVGDAVDRVEEIRDTGVEAIIVFGVPESKDSKGSRAWSDDGVVQKAVRRITAETDAYVITDVCLCEYTDHGHCGLLEDDARDDSTLTVRNDKTLSALSRIAVSHAEAGADMVAPSAMMDGMVGAIREGLDAAGHTEVPIMSYAAKYESAFYGPFRDAADGAPAFGDRRHYQMDPANAREAMREVGLDIEEGADVLMVKPALPYLDIVRDVRERFDHPVAAYNVSGEYAMLHAAAEKGWLDLEATAYESLLSIKRAGADLIVTYFAEELAERL, translated from the coding sequence ATGGACCATACTGTCGGCCCACGCCGTCTCCGAACCGACGGGATCAGGCCCCTGGTCAGCGAAACCAGCCTGGAGGCGACCGACCTGATCGCGCCCGTTTTCGTCGACGCGACGACTGACGAACGGGTCCCCATCGAGACGATGCCCGGCCACGAACGGGTCCCCGTTGGGGACGCCGTCGACCGTGTCGAGGAAATTAGGGACACCGGCGTCGAAGCCATCATCGTCTTCGGCGTGCCCGAATCCAAGGACTCGAAGGGATCGCGGGCCTGGTCCGACGATGGCGTCGTCCAGAAAGCAGTCCGACGGATCACCGCTGAGACCGACGCGTACGTCATCACCGACGTCTGTCTGTGTGAGTACACCGACCACGGCCACTGTGGTCTCCTCGAAGACGACGCCCGAGACGATTCGACGCTGACCGTCCGCAACGACAAGACGCTCTCGGCGCTGTCGCGGATCGCCGTCTCCCACGCCGAGGCGGGGGCGGACATGGTCGCCCCCTCAGCGATGATGGACGGCATGGTCGGGGCTATCCGCGAGGGTCTCGACGCCGCCGGCCACACCGAGGTGCCGATCATGAGCTACGCAGCGAAGTACGAGTCGGCGTTTTACGGTCCGTTTCGGGACGCCGCCGACGGCGCGCCGGCCTTCGGTGATCGGCGGCACTACCAGATGGATCCCGCCAACGCCCGCGAGGCGATGCGCGAAGTCGGATTGGACATCGAGGAAGGGGCCGACGTACTCATGGTCAAACCCGCACTCCCGTATCTGGATATCGTCCGTGATGTGCGCGAGCGCTTCGACCATCCCGTCGCCGCCTACAACGTCAGCGGCGAGTATGCCATGCTGCACGCCGCCGCGGAGAAGGGGTGGCTCGACCTCGAGGCCACGGCCTACGAGTCGCTCCTTTCGATCAAGCGCGCGGGCGCGGACCTGATTGTGACGTACTTCGCCGAGGAACTGGCCGAGCGGTTGTAG
- a CDS encoding P-II family nitrogen regulator: MSPATDDTDLELVMAIVRPEKLSDVKASLAEAGAPSLTVTQVSGRGSQPAKTGQWRGEEYVIDLHQKIKVECVVESGETENVVEAFREGANTGEKGDGKIFVLPVADAVQVRTGDRGTDAI, translated from the coding sequence ATGTCGCCAGCCACTGACGACACCGACCTCGAACTCGTGATGGCAATCGTTCGCCCGGAGAAACTCAGCGACGTCAAGGCTTCTCTCGCCGAGGCCGGCGCGCCGTCGCTGACGGTGACGCAGGTCTCGGGGCGTGGCTCACAGCCGGCCAAGACCGGCCAGTGGCGCGGCGAGGAGTACGTCATCGATCTCCACCAGAAGATCAAAGTCGAGTGCGTCGTCGAGAGCGGGGAGACCGAAAATGTCGTTGAGGCATTCCGTGAGGGTGCAAACACAGGCGAAAAAGGGGATGGCAAGATCTTCGTCCTCCCCGTCGCCGATGCCGTCCAGGTCCGGACCGGTGACCGCGGTACCGACGCGATCTGA
- a CDS encoding ammonium transporter, giving the protein MALDPTAVANSVNNIWILLVSFLIFFMQPGFALLEAGQVRAKNAANVVMKNLMDWSLGLLSYFLLGSAVAVIAGLVTTGGAGLDLSTAFAFQGEASSWIGWLFGAVFAMTAATIVSGAVAGRMKFSAYVIFAVVLTAFIYPVIQGFAWGGNGLLSSAGFLGEAIGAGYKDFAGATVVHALGGTAGLTAAYMVGARSGRFDSDGNSQPIPGHSLIFAVLGTLILAFGWYGFNVGTQATVLSVAEDGTVSYMGGALGRVALTTTLAMGAGAVASTIVTAIQDKPDPLFAANGLLAGLVAITGACAHVTWWGGLIIGAIGGLQAPFVYRWVVDSLGIDDVCGVFAVHGSAGFIGTALIPFFWTEYWLGDAVINDVITQFAMQMTGIVVIGVWAVLATMVTLTIVRAIVGSLKVTPEEEAEGLDLGEHGISAYPEFGEGSGSPGAEAVADGGEVRTDGGEVRTDGGRSLNGGDNE; this is encoded by the coding sequence ATGGCACTGGATCCAACCGCGGTCGCCAACAGCGTCAACAACATCTGGATCCTGCTGGTCTCGTTCCTGATCTTCTTCATGCAGCCTGGATTCGCGCTGCTGGAGGCGGGTCAGGTACGAGCGAAGAACGCGGCAAACGTCGTCATGAAGAACCTGATGGACTGGTCGCTGGGGCTGCTCTCGTACTTCCTGCTTGGCAGCGCCGTTGCAGTCATCGCCGGGCTCGTGACGACCGGCGGTGCGGGCCTGGATCTCAGCACTGCCTTCGCCTTCCAGGGAGAGGCCAGTAGCTGGATCGGCTGGCTGTTCGGGGCCGTCTTCGCGATGACGGCGGCGACGATCGTCTCCGGCGCTGTCGCCGGCCGGATGAAGTTCTCCGCGTACGTCATCTTCGCCGTGGTCCTGACGGCGTTCATCTACCCCGTCATCCAGGGCTTCGCCTGGGGTGGCAACGGATTGCTGTCCAGCGCGGGGTTCCTGGGTGAAGCGATCGGTGCGGGGTACAAGGACTTCGCCGGGGCGACGGTCGTCCACGCGCTCGGCGGGACGGCAGGGCTCACCGCGGCGTACATGGTCGGTGCGCGGTCCGGGCGGTTTGATTCCGACGGTAACTCCCAACCGATCCCCGGTCACTCGCTGATCTTCGCCGTGCTCGGAACGCTGATCCTGGCCTTCGGCTGGTACGGGTTCAACGTCGGTACGCAGGCGACGGTCCTGAGCGTCGCCGAGGACGGGACCGTCAGCTACATGGGCGGGGCATTGGGTCGCGTCGCGCTGACGACGACGCTGGCGATGGGTGCCGGTGCTGTCGCCTCGACGATCGTGACGGCGATCCAGGACAAACCCGATCCGCTGTTCGCCGCCAACGGCCTGCTGGCGGGTCTGGTCGCCATCACCGGCGCCTGTGCGCACGTCACCTGGTGGGGCGGTCTCATCATCGGCGCCATCGGTGGCCTGCAGGCTCCGTTCGTCTACAGATGGGTCGTCGACTCACTGGGGATCGACGACGTCTGTGGCGTCTTCGCCGTCCACGGGAGCGCGGGCTTCATCGGGACGGCACTGATCCCGTTCTTCTGGACCGAGTACTGGCTCGGCGATGCAGTCATCAACGACGTTATTACCCAGTTCGCCATGCAGATGACGGGCATCGTCGTGATCGGTGTCTGGGCCGTGCTGGCGACGATGGTCACGCTGACCATCGTCCGCGCTATCGTAGGCTCCCTCAAGGTCACTCCGGAAGAAGAGGCTGAAGGACTCGACCTCGGCGAACACGGCATTTCGGCCTACCCCGAATTCGGCGAGGGATCCGGCTCACCGGGTGCCGAAGCTGTCGCCGACGGCGGCGAAGTACGGACTGACGGCGGTGAAGTCCGAACCGACGGCGGTCGCTCGCTCAACGGAGGTGACAACGAATGA
- a CDS encoding P-II family nitrogen regulator produces MSESEADDEIKLVMAMIRPDRLGAVKQALAEVGAPSLTVTQVSGRGSQAAKKGQWRGEEYVVDLLQKVKIECVVAEIPAEDVVEAIREAAHTGEKGDGKIFVLPVDDAVQVRTGESGPGAV; encoded by the coding sequence ATGAGTGAATCCGAAGCTGACGACGAGATCAAGCTCGTCATGGCCATGATCCGCCCCGATCGGCTGGGCGCGGTCAAGCAAGCCCTCGCTGAGGTCGGCGCTCCGTCGCTGACGGTCACGCAGGTCTCGGGCCGCGGCTCACAGGCCGCAAAGAAGGGCCAGTGGCGCGGCGAGGAGTACGTCGTCGACCTGCTCCAGAAGGTCAAAATCGAGTGTGTGGTGGCCGAGATCCCCGCGGAGGACGTCGTCGAGGCGATCCGCGAGGCGGCTCACACCGGCGAGAAGGGCGACGGCAAGATCTTCGTCCTGCCCGTCGATGACGCCGTCCAGGTCCGCACCGGCGAGAGTGGCCCGGGAGCAGTCTGA
- a CDS encoding Lrp/AsnC family transcriptional regulator, translating into MDPDDIDHALVDALLEDGRASIQDLATEAGVAVETAERRIEALEDAGVIQGYTATIDYDELGYDVTAVVRLRVGGSIEALSETLEAYSWARSAYEVTGEDDFLLVGRFLDTDDMHEKVAELLTEPSVRSVTVDVAVDELRRFEPMWLGDADA; encoded by the coding sequence ATGGACCCCGACGACATCGACCACGCGCTCGTTGACGCCCTCCTCGAAGACGGCCGTGCGTCGATTCAGGACCTCGCCACCGAGGCTGGCGTCGCTGTCGAGACTGCCGAACGACGGATCGAGGCCCTGGAGGACGCCGGCGTCATCCAGGGGTACACCGCGACGATCGACTACGACGAACTCGGCTACGACGTGACGGCCGTCGTGCGCCTCCGCGTCGGCGGTTCGATCGAGGCCCTCAGCGAGACCCTGGAGGCGTATTCCTGGGCCCGGTCGGCGTACGAGGTGACCGGGGAGGACGACTTCCTGCTGGTCGGGCGGTTCCTCGACACCGACGACATGCACGAGAAAGTCGCCGAACTCCTGACCGAGCCATCCGTTCGATCGGTCACTGTCGACGTGGCTGTCGACGAACTCCGGCGGTTCGAACCCATGTGGCTCGGGGACGCCGACGCCTGA
- a CDS encoding ammonium transporter, which yields MAVDPSVVMEGVNNLWILVVTFLIFFMHAGFAMLEAGQVRAKNVANQLTKNLLTWSVGVSLFFLVGYGISQFVAGLGFTPAFELAAADWIDWLFGAVFAMTAATIVSGAVAGRAKLRAYVIYTIALAAIIYPVVIGFTWTPETGLIPWLTGTLLGTEVAFQDFAGGMIVHGMGGLAGLTAAWILGARIGRFDDDSVNVIPGHSVTFAVLGTLMLAFGWYGFNVGTQFQILVVEDGGLTFMGGALGRVAMTTTLSMAAGAMGAAFVAWLKTGKVDTLYVANGLLAGLVGITAIPNTTAWWGAFLVGGLAGAQLPVVFTFVEKRLNIDDVCAVFPVHGSAGMLGALAFPFVAAPGVLADRGVTVFEAFAAQVLGVGIIAAWTILATGVVWGGLRAIGQARVSPEHERDGLDASEHGVETYPEFGMGEEPTVMTDGAPQLRTDGGDYDE from the coding sequence GTGGCGGTGGATCCGTCAGTGGTCATGGAGGGGGTCAACAACCTCTGGATCCTCGTCGTGACCTTCCTGATTTTCTTCATGCACGCCGGCTTCGCCATGCTTGAGGCCGGCCAGGTCAGGGCGAAGAACGTCGCCAACCAGCTCACCAAGAACCTCCTGACCTGGAGCGTCGGGGTGTCGCTGTTTTTCCTCGTCGGGTACGGCATCTCCCAGTTCGTCGCCGGCCTCGGGTTCACGCCCGCGTTCGAACTCGCTGCCGCCGACTGGATCGACTGGCTGTTCGGGGCCGTCTTCGCGATGACGGCCGCCACGATCGTCTCCGGGGCCGTCGCCGGTCGGGCGAAGCTCCGGGCGTACGTCATCTACACGATCGCGCTCGCGGCGATCATCTATCCCGTCGTGATCGGGTTCACCTGGACGCCCGAGACTGGCTTGATCCCCTGGCTCACCGGGACGCTCCTGGGCACCGAGGTCGCATTCCAGGACTTCGCCGGCGGGATGATCGTCCACGGCATGGGTGGCCTCGCCGGGTTGACCGCCGCCTGGATCTTGGGCGCTCGCATCGGTCGGTTCGACGACGACTCGGTCAACGTCATCCCGGGCCACTCGGTCACCTTTGCCGTCCTGGGGACGCTCATGCTCGCGTTCGGGTGGTACGGGTTCAACGTCGGCACCCAGTTCCAGATCCTCGTCGTCGAGGACGGGGGCCTGACATTCATGGGCGGCGCGCTCGGGCGCGTCGCGATGACGACCACGCTCTCGATGGCCGCCGGCGCGATGGGGGCCGCGTTCGTCGCCTGGCTCAAGACCGGCAAAGTCGACACCCTGTACGTCGCCAACGGGCTGTTGGCCGGCCTCGTCGGGATCACGGCGATCCCGAATACGACTGCCTGGTGGGGTGCCTTCCTCGTCGGTGGCCTCGCCGGCGCGCAGTTGCCGGTCGTGTTCACCTTCGTCGAGAAGCGACTCAACATCGACGACGTCTGTGCGGTCTTCCCCGTCCACGGCAGCGCCGGGATGCTCGGTGCCCTGGCGTTCCCCTTCGTCGCCGCACCGGGCGTGCTCGCCGACCGGGGCGTCACTGTGTTTGAAGCCTTCGCCGCCCAGGTGCTCGGCGTCGGAATCATCGCCGCCTGGACGATCCTTGCGACCGGTGTCGTCTGGGGCGGTCTCCGCGCTATCGGGCAGGCACGCGTGTCCCCCGAACACGAACGCGACGGGCTGGACGCCTCCGAGCACGGCGTCGAAACCTACCCCGAGTTCGGCATGGGCGAGGAACCGACGGTGATGACCGACGGTGCACCCCAGCTTCGGACGGACGGCGGTGATTACGATGAGTGA
- a CDS encoding P-II family nitrogen regulator, producing MAVVRPEKLGAIKTALAEVGAPSLTVTQVSGRGSQAAKTGQWRGEEYVVDLHQKVKIECIVADVPSEDVVEAIREAAHTGEKGDGKIFVLPVEDAVQVRTGDSGPDAV from the coding sequence ATGGCGGTCGTCCGCCCGGAGAAACTCGGGGCGATCAAGACCGCGCTGGCGGAGGTCGGCGCGCCCTCGTTGACGGTCACGCAGGTGTCCGGCCGGGGTTCACAGGCCGCCAAGACCGGCCAGTGGCGCGGCGAGGAGTACGTCGTCGACCTCCACCAGAAAGTCAAAATCGAGTGCATTGTCGCCGACGTGCCGAGTGAGGACGTCGTCGAGGCGATCCGCGAGGCGGCTCACACCGGCGAGAAGGGCGATGGTAAGATCTTTGTCCTGCCCGTCGAGGACGCCGTCCAGGTTCGAACCGGCGATAGCGGGCCCGACGCCGTCTGA
- a CDS encoding cyclase family protein — MHDLTQPIETGMQTYPGDPAVNIESVAEHDSVGYRESRLTCGTHTGTHVDAPAHTEPDGKTLDRFDVAAFNRSARRVDCQDLDARESIPAGRVPAVDPDVDCLVFWTGWDEHWGTERYLDHPYLSPAAAERCAEQGLAVGVDTLNPDPTPSERAGPAEPSGFPAHHAILGAGLVIFENLRNLGAVDERFELRAYPVRIDGDGAPVRAIGV; from the coding sequence ATGCACGATCTCACGCAGCCGATCGAGACCGGGATGCAAACCTATCCCGGCGATCCGGCCGTCAACATCGAGTCCGTCGCCGAACATGACTCCGTGGGCTATCGGGAATCCAGGCTCACCTGCGGGACCCATACCGGGACGCACGTCGACGCCCCGGCACACACCGAACCGGATGGGAAAACGCTCGACAGGTTCGACGTTGCGGCCTTCAACCGCAGCGCTCGTCGTGTGGACTGCCAGGATCTCGACGCCCGCGAGTCGATCCCGGCCGGCCGCGTCCCGGCGGTCGACCCCGACGTGGACTGTCTGGTCTTCTGGACCGGCTGGGACGAACACTGGGGGACCGAGCGGTATCTCGATCACCCCTATCTCTCGCCGGCGGCCGCCGAACGCTGTGCCGAACAGGGGCTGGCCGTCGGCGTCGATACGCTCAACCCCGATCCGACGCCGAGCGAGCGGGCCGGCCCAGCGGAACCGAGCGGGTTCCCTGCTCATCACGCGATTTTGGGGGCGGGGCTGGTGATCTTCGAGAACCTGCGAAATCTCGGGGCGGTCGACGAGCGGTTCGAACTCCGGGCATACCCGGTCAGAATAGATGGCGACGGGGCACCGGTCCGAGCGATCGGCGTGTGA
- a CDS encoding NAD+ synthase, with protein sequence MSEMESITRGDSPLDLSLSIDELDAHREHITDFIADQLDAAGVDRAVLGLSGGVDSSLVAHLAVEAIGAENLHGLVMPSSVNDEATMSDAERVAMDLGIEYDVIEINPIVDTFLDAYPEAEGEKMAVGNVRVRARAVLNYLVANTENALVLGTGNRTESLTGYFTKYGDGAVDCHPIANLYKQQVRQLARHVGVPEEIAERTPTAGMWVDQTDEAELGVEYDTLDSILALAIEGEVGTSATARIIGVDEEIVERVRTLYEQSGHKRSVPPAPESL encoded by the coding sequence ATGTCAGAAATGGAGTCGATCACGCGAGGAGACTCGCCACTCGATCTGTCGCTGTCGATCGATGAGCTCGACGCACATCGCGAGCACATCACGGACTTCATCGCGGACCAACTCGATGCCGCTGGGGTCGATCGGGCAGTGCTAGGCCTCTCCGGTGGCGTCGATAGTTCGCTTGTCGCCCATCTCGCTGTCGAGGCTATCGGGGCCGAGAACCTCCACGGGCTGGTCATGCCGAGTTCGGTCAACGACGAGGCGACGATGAGCGACGCCGAGCGCGTGGCGATGGACCTGGGTATCGAATACGACGTCATCGAGATCAACCCGATCGTCGACACGTTCCTCGACGCCTATCCGGAAGCCGAAGGCGAGAAGATGGCAGTCGGGAACGTTCGCGTCCGTGCGCGTGCAGTACTAAATTACCTCGTCGCCAACACCGAGAACGCACTGGTGCTGGGGACGGGCAACCGCACCGAGTCGTTGACGGGCTACTTCACGAAGTACGGCGACGGGGCCGTCGACTGCCATCCGATCGCGAACCTCTACAAACAGCAGGTCCGCCAGCTGGCCCGCCACGTCGGCGTCCCCGAGGAGATAGCCGAGCGCACGCCGACCGCCGGCATGTGGGTCGACCAGACCGATGAAGCGGAACTCGGCGTCGAGTACGACACGCTCGATTCGATTCTCGCACTGGCAATCGAGGGCGAAGTCGGGACAAGTGCAACGGCCCGGATCATTGGCGTCGACGAAGAAATCGTCGAGCGCGTCCGCACGCTCTACGAACAGAGCGGTCACAAACGGTCGGTGCCACCGGCCCCCGAGTCGTTGTAG
- a CDS encoding DnaJ domain-containing protein, with translation MQRSRFIIALAAAFGAMTVALAIAGALYNLAILAPAAVFGAVTYLLWMHGTGRLAARVYRRVERQAAANGGPSGPSGAAGARKRESAGRERRDRRTESWRTTDRRRGTSATRSDRSEPEEMSRREASRVLGVEAGADQETIKRAYRERVKDVHPDAADGDTQAFKRVRTAYERLEE, from the coding sequence GTGCAACGCTCGCGGTTCATCATCGCCCTCGCCGCGGCGTTCGGTGCGATGACGGTCGCTCTCGCAATCGCGGGAGCACTGTATAACCTCGCCATCCTCGCTCCCGCTGCGGTGTTCGGCGCGGTGACGTACCTCCTCTGGATGCACGGAACCGGCCGACTGGCCGCCCGCGTCTACCGCCGAGTTGAACGACAAGCGGCGGCCAATGGCGGCCCGTCAGGCCCATCGGGCGCAGCAGGGGCTCGGAAACGGGAGTCGGCCGGTCGAGAACGACGAGATCGACGCACCGAGAGCTGGCGGACGACTGACCGCCGGCGAGGCACGAGCGCGACGCGCTCGGATCGCTCGGAACCGGAGGAGATGTCTCGACGGGAAGCTTCCCGCGTCCTCGGTGTCGAAGCAGGGGCCGATCAGGAGACGATCAAGCGAGCGTACCGCGAGCGCGTCAAAGACGTCCACCCTGACGCTGCCGACGGCGATACGCAAGCGTTCAAGCGGGTCCGGACCGCCTACGAGCGTCTCGAAGAGTGA
- a CDS encoding M48 family metallopeptidase gives MLVYHALFVTLLVGTTGFFTALAALNVRHAERTVAEETDLVTERLGIEDPEELLAYNRLGTALGELRTWVTLIVVLLVLYSGLYADAVAALEATGWPAFARGTALVVGSVLALQAFTLPFDVVETFVIEEQFGFNQQTLQLYARDQLVSLVVTVVLVGVLAAAIFIAIDALGGLWWVAAWALFVGFALLMQVLYPRVIAPLFNDFDPIESGDLHDAVTDVFDRAGFDTDSIYEMDASRRSSHANAYFIGFGRTKRVVLFDTLIEQLSIPSVQAVLAHELAHYDRGHIWKQLGASVIWMGALLFGVSLLVETTWLYEMFGIAGQPVYAGLVLAVLWLVPVSQLSAPLTNRLSLAHEREADAFAVEVMGAEPMADALADLTSENLSNPFPHPLYETFHYDHPPVPKRLQHIRTLADESAKAEA, from the coding sequence ATGCTCGTCTATCACGCCCTCTTTGTCACGCTGCTGGTCGGGACGACCGGTTTTTTCACCGCGCTTGCCGCGTTGAACGTCCGACACGCCGAACGGACCGTCGCCGAGGAAACGGATCTCGTGACCGAGCGTCTCGGGATCGAGGATCCCGAAGAATTACTCGCGTACAACCGGCTCGGAACGGCCCTGGGAGAGCTTCGGACGTGGGTGACACTTATCGTCGTCCTACTGGTGCTTTATTCGGGTCTGTACGCTGACGCCGTCGCGGCCCTGGAGGCGACTGGCTGGCCCGCCTTCGCTCGTGGGACCGCCCTCGTCGTGGGCAGCGTTCTCGCACTTCAGGCGTTCACCCTCCCCTTCGATGTCGTCGAGACGTTCGTCATCGAGGAGCAGTTCGGGTTCAACCAGCAGACACTACAGCTGTACGCACGGGATCAACTTGTTTCACTGGTTGTGACGGTCGTACTGGTCGGCGTCCTCGCCGCGGCGATCTTCATCGCCATCGACGCCCTGGGCGGACTGTGGTGGGTCGCCGCCTGGGCGCTGTTCGTCGGCTTCGCCCTGCTCATGCAGGTGCTGTATCCGCGCGTGATCGCGCCGCTGTTCAACGACTTCGACCCGATCGAATCCGGCGATCTCCACGACGCGGTGACCGATGTTTTCGATCGCGCGGGCTTCGACACCGACTCCATCTACGAGATGGACGCCAGCCGCCGCTCCTCGCATGCAAACGCCTATTTCATCGGCTTCGGCCGGACCAAGCGGGTTGTGCTGTTCGACACGCTGATCGAGCAGTTGTCGATCCCTTCGGTGCAGGCCGTCCTCGCCCACGAACTCGCCCACTACGACCGCGGGCACATCTGGAAGCAACTCGGCGCGAGCGTCATCTGGATGGGTGCCCTGCTATTCGGTGTGTCGCTGCTGGTCGAGACAACGTGGCTCTATGAGATGTTCGGCATTGCCGGCCAGCCAGTCTACGCCGGCCTCGTGTTGGCCGTGCTGTGGCTCGTGCCCGTTTCCCAACTCTCCGCGCCGCTCACCAACCGACTCTCACTGGCACACGAACGCGAGGCTGACGCCTTCGCCGTCGAGGTGATGGGGGCCGAGCCGATGGCCGACGCACTCGCCGATCTGACGAGTGAGAACCTCTCGAACCCGTTTCCCCATCCGCTCTATGAGACGTTCCACTACGATCACCCACCCGTGCCGAAACGGCTGCAGCACATCCGAACGCTGGCCGACGAATCCGCAAAAGCTGAGGCTTAG
- the serA gene encoding phosphoglycerate dehydrogenase: MKVLVTDPIDDAGLARLRSAGLDVETDFDIDTAGVLEKIADVDALLIRGTEITREVFENAPNLKIVSRAGIGVDNIDIPAATDHGVIVANAPRGNVYAAAEHTIGLAFTAAKQIPQAHMQVAGGGWDGASFDGLELGDMTAGIVGLGRLGQEVAWRLDNLGMDLVAYDPYLGEARARQMGIELVELDELLERVDMLSVQARLTDETRGLIGPEEIDRFAGDLVVLTSRGGIVDEPALADAVESGEIAAAGVDVFSTEPPEDNPLLDVDNVVVTPHLGAKTHNAQVNVAVTAADSIISALEGDLVQNALNLSSTDASSDPRTRGYVDVAETASKIALRLFEGRVESIEIEYAGDLADEDTDLVTAAVFNPFGWQDVVVDAPTRIAEQRGIQVVESKRRETEDYQSLVSITVSDGDDELTVSGTLFGDNEPRLVEIDGFRVDATPYGHMLISRNRDEPGVIGALGSVFGEHGINIAGMANARESIDGEAMSVYNLDEPVSPDLLEELESEPRVTGVTAIDLD, from the coding sequence ATGAAGGTACTGGTCACGGACCCGATCGACGACGCCGGGCTGGCGCGCCTCCGGAGCGCCGGCCTCGACGTCGAGACCGACTTCGACATCGACACGGCGGGCGTCCTCGAGAAGATCGCGGACGTCGACGCGCTGCTCATCCGCGGGACGGAGATCACCCGCGAGGTCTTCGAGAACGCGCCCAACCTCAAGATCGTCTCGCGGGCGGGCATCGGCGTCGACAACATCGACATCCCCGCGGCGACCGACCACGGCGTGATCGTCGCCAACGCGCCACGCGGGAACGTCTACGCCGCCGCCGAGCACACGATCGGCCTGGCGTTTACCGCCGCCAAACAGATCCCGCAGGCGCACATGCAGGTCGCCGGCGGCGGGTGGGACGGTGCGTCCTTCGACGGCCTCGAACTCGGCGACATGACCGCCGGGATCGTCGGACTGGGCCGGTTGGGCCAGGAGGTGGCCTGGCGGCTCGACAACCTCGGCATGGATCTGGTCGCCTACGACCCCTACCTCGGGGAAGCTCGCGCGCGCCAGATGGGGATCGAACTGGTCGAACTCGACGAACTCCTCGAACGCGTCGACATGCTGTCGGTCCAGGCGCGGCTCACCGACGAGACCCGCGGGCTGATCGGCCCCGAGGAGATCGACCGCTTCGCCGGCGATCTGGTCGTGTTGACCTCGCGTGGCGGTATCGTCGACGAGCCGGCGCTCGCCGACGCCGTCGAATCCGGCGAGATCGCGGCCGCCGGCGTGGACGTCTTCTCGACGGAGCCGCCCGAGGACAACCCGCTGCTCGACGTCGACAACGTCGTGGTGACGCCCCACCTCGGCGCGAAGACTCACAACGCGCAGGTCAACGTCGCCGTCACGGCCGCCGACAGCATCATCTCGGCGCTGGAAGGCGATCTGGTCCAGAACGCGCTGAATCTCTCCTCGACGGACGCGAGTTCGGATCCCCGCACCCGGGGCTACGTCGACGTCGCCGAGACGGCAAGCAAGATCGCCCTCCGGCTGTTCGAGGGCCGGGTCGAGTCGATCGAGATCGAGTACGCGGGCGACCTCGCCGACGAGGACACCGATCTCGTCACCGCAGCCGTGTTCAACCCCTTCGGCTGGCAGGACGTCGTCGTGGACGCCCCGACCCGGATCGCCGAACAGCGCGGCATCCAGGTCGTCGAGAGCAAGCGCCGCGAGACCGAAGACTACCAGAGTCTGGTGTCGATCACGGTCAGCGACGGGGACGACGAACTCACCGTCAGCGGCACGCTGTTCGGCGACAACGAGCCCCGGCTGGTCGAGATCGACGGGTTCCGGGTCGATGCGACGCCCTATGGCCACATGCTCATCTCGCGTAACCGCGACGAGCCTGGCGTCATCGGCGCGCTCGGCAGCGTCTTCGGCGAGCACGGCATCAACATCGCGGGGATGGCAAACGCCCGCGAGTCGATCGACGGCGAGGCGATGTCGGTGTACAATCTCGACGAACCCGTCTCGCCGGACCTGCTCGAAGAACTCGAATCCGAACCCCGTGTCACGGGCGTAACGGCAATCGATCTGGACTAA